From the genome of Salvia splendens isolate huo1 chromosome 7, SspV2, whole genome shotgun sequence:
tggataatcatatatAATGAGTCACGGCAACCAAATAACAACTTAAATAACATGTTGATAACTTCTCGATATATAATACATGTTGTCCAATGGTGGAGTCTTTAGCTTAGTATGAACACATGGAACCGTGATGTCAGAACTTTATCTTGTAATGACAATAACATAAATTCTTATTCAATCAGATTTTGAGCTTCACTCCCTATAAAAAGGTCATGAAATTAAGCCATTGATCAAACACCATTCACCAATTTCTTTTAGAAGACACACAAACACATATTTACATAGATTGAATTACAAAAGTGGCGATGAAGACAGTGACATCCTTAACTTTGTTGCAACTTCTGTTTGCTGTCTTAGCAGCAGGTAGAGGAACAAAGATTTCAAGAGAATTGGAATCCAGTAATAATGAAGATGGAATTTGTCAGCTAATAGTGAAGACAAAAGGCTATAGCTGTGAAGAACATAAGGTAAGACATGTTTTATCCATTTAGTAGtttgaaaaatatttcaataGTAATCTTACTCTTCCATCGaaaaattttaatgagaaaaaaATTTAGTAGTTGAAATTGGTAGTGATAAAAGTCTCCCGTATTGGAAAAAATGAAACTAATAAATGTTTCACATCGGTGTAAACAGAAAACTGAAAGCACTTGTGtatatctattttggtattaaAGTGAGCAGACATTTTAACTAActaaacaatatatatatgGACTTCAATACATAAGTTTTATCGACAATTTCACTTATATACAAACAACTGATTTTAAGATGAAGCTATGTATTTTTATCTCTCCATGTATCAAACTTTCCGATAACCAAAATCAATATTTAAAATGAGTCATTAGTGGTGATTTATTTAGAAATTATTAACTCTACCATACATAGAGATCATTAAAAGCTAAGAGAGTTTGACTGATCAGGTGACTACAAAAGATGGATTCATCCTGAGCTTGCAAAGGATTCCGACGGGTCGATCGGGGATGAAAGGGGGGCCCGTGCCCCCCGTTCTACTCCAGCAAGGCCTAATAAGTGTTGCTACCTCAAACCCTTTAAGTTTTCATCTTTCAGATTAATTAGTCATGTCACTACTATAGTTGCTAACAACAATGATTTATTTTCATAAACAGGATGCCACAACATGGCTGGCTCTGTCTCCTGATGAGTCTCTAGGGTTCATCTTGGCGGACAACAGGATGTATGGTTGGGCAACGTGCGAGGCACGAACTACAGCAGTGGCCATACCTCGCTCGGCCCTAATGATCCGGTGAAAATCAAACTTAAATGTAACACATACACAAATAAATTAGTGTATTCTCATTTCTCACCAATATTTGGAAATTTTAATTAGGAATATTGGGATTGGTCGTGGGACGAGCTAGTAGCTTACGACCTCCCAGCCATGTTCGACTACGTCCACACCCAAACCGGCCAGAAGTTGCACTATGTTGGCCATTCCTTGGTTGTTACTAAacactttttatttctttcttttcatctcaacattttgtgaatattttttttttggtgtgaTTGTAGGGTACTTTGATGGCGTTTGGTGCATTTTCGAGGCACGAGGTTTTGAGCATGGTGAGATCAGCTGCACTGCTTAGCCCCATAGCTTATATGGGGCAAATGCCATCTCCTCTTGCTAGAGCTGCTGCTGATATCTTCACTGCTGAAGTAAGTTAAATACTTGTACTAGTTTATTCTTACATCTTATGTTGTTGTGTTTCATCTGTATAAACGCAATCTTGTGACGTTCGACAGGTGATTTACTGGTTGGGAGTCAAAAGAATTCGCTCCGGGAGGGTGAGTAACGCGTTAAAAATTATCTAAGCTAATATGCTGTCCGCTTTGATGGATTGATTAATTTTGAACTTCTCTAACCGTCGTATCTTATGTTTTATCAATCTATCTCGTCACTCAACGTAAACGCGTCTTTACTGAATATGAGATCTATCTTTCATATAGAAATGGAAATAGGTCTTTTTGAGAGAAATGAAGTTCTTTGGCTTGTGtgaaaatcatgaatttttgatgatttattatggaatttgagattgatttattttcaatttgGATTTGACAGAGGCCCTGTTTCCAAGCTTGTTGCTGATATATGCAGCCACATTGATTgttccaattttgaaaatattattacaGGTAatacaaaagtgaaataaaaattgTTTCATTGCATTACATCCTCACAAATTCTCAATTTTCTCACCTTCAATTTAGGCCCTAATTGTTGCATGAACTCTTCAACACCAAGCCTCTCTCACCAACAACCAACAGCTACAAAGAACATGATCCATCTATCCCAGAGTAAGATCAAAAGTTTCGcgcctatttttttattttgaattatttaccTCGAATAGTAGCTGAGAGTTACTGGTGTCTTGCTAGTGATAAGGAAAGGGACCATAGCGATGTACGACTACGGAAGCGATGGGGACAACAACAAGCACTATGGGCAGGCGACGCCTCCGGACTACAACATCACTAGCATCCCAAATGaccttcctctcttcctcagCTATGGAGGGAAGGATCTTCTCTCAGACGCTCATTGGGGTGCTGTCGGATCATGACTCGAATAAGCTTGTGGTGCAGTATAGAGATAACTATGCTCACTTGGATTTTGTCTATGCTGTGAATGCTAAGCAACTTGTGTATAAGCCTCTCATGGCCTTCTTTAGTTCCAACTAGAATCTGTGTACATTGAATTCCACATTAATTTAGATATGTTACTGTGAATATAGCAACATTCATCACAAGTAATTACTATAATATTTCACACTTGGTCTCACCAAAATTTGCTTGAGACATAATGGAGCCTTTTATGGCTGTCCGTGACACTATAAGTGAGTCGTTCGTCTCAAAGAATGAAGCTTTTTACGCACGAAAAAAGTTTCTCAAGTCTGTGGATCATGTTACTTTTTTTAGTAGGATTTCTATTTCTGTATCACTGCATATTACTCAAAACtgttttcttttgaaaaaaccTAAATCACAAAATGAGCTAAATCAGTAATGTGGAGTAACTCTTGGACAAGCCTCTTCTAGATGCTGTGGTCACATTTTCCATCGTTTTGTAGAGAGCTCGTTTCGCCTCCCAACTCCCACAGGTTATGAGGTCGTTGATTCACTTCAAGTCTTTATCTGTTCGGCCAGTGAATCCAAATTAGGTCGCCTTTCTTCTTTCATCTCAAGTTTGTGTTTTCTATTCTGAACAAGCATTCTTTTCTCAGAGGTGAATCCGTAAAGATTGCTCGAATGAAATCTTTGACCTGCAATGGAAGAGGCAGTAATTAATAGCATTCCTTTCCGTTTAAGATGTACACGGATTTTTGTACCTCTGATGCTTTGAAGTTGCAATCAGCGAGTTCACCGCTTTCCCAGGCATCGGTAATGGACTTCAGAGGCATATCCAAGAGTTCTAAGGGAGTATGCAGGAAAAATTGTAAGAAAAAAGTATGTTATAATGGAAACATGGTAAGATAATCGATAAAAAATTATCACCGGCCAACTTTCTCAGCTTCCGAATGGATAATATAAGATTATCCATGTCCTTTTGAGCCTCTTGTGACTTCTCTCTCTCGTCCCCGGCCAACATGGGCTCGAGTAAAGAGGATAGATGCTCGAACAGCAGCTGAATCAGTCTTTGTAGCTGTATTTGGAAAGCCGGTGAGAAAGATACTTCAGGTTgatatttatacatatatgaactactccatccgtcccagtttaagagtaagatttagttatggcacgggttttaagaaattggtggagtgtgtaataaatgaagtgaggtagtggttgttggagtgtgtaataattgaagtggggtagtggaaagtgagacccttttgactttttgtatgtttagtattttgttttgttttatttttatgaaagtaatgacatttgagtgtaaatttcatcagcaatgaggttaaattttatgGCCAAATGTGGTAAATTCTAAATGGAACTCTTAAATTGGGACGGCTGGAAATGGCAAAACaagactcttaaactgggacggagggagtagtatataaatacAGTATATATCAAGTTCTGCACTGCACCTGCAATGTTTCTTCGGCAGCCATGTCATCTATAAGAAGTATCTCttttgcaagtcttgtaaagaCTGACTCTAGAATTACGGTCATACTCTTCTCATAAACGGAAGGAAGTAACAAAGGTTCCCAGATGATGTGCACTTTCTCAATTACGAACGCAATCTAAAATAAAACCCGATCAACATCTCAAACAGGAGAAATGATGTGAAATTGAAAACAAGGGGAAGGCATCAAGCTTTTTCATTTAAAAGAGGTGCTGAATACCTGGTCGATGCAAAATTTGGCAGATTCGAACTGTTTTATTTGGTGGGTATTTTGGAATCCGTTGGCTCCATCGATAGCCTAGTCAACAGCATATTATATCATAATCAGACTTGTAAAAGAAAATACCATTATAAAGCCCATAACATAAAAAGAAAGTGTACCTGTTTTAAGTTGGACATAACAAGCTGAATTTGACGCTGCAAAACTTCTTCAGCCAGGAGTTGAAATTTGGGAGCCAAATCAATAAATACAGCAAGGTCTTTAACAGAACTAGGAAAGTATGGACGATACTGTAATATCAAAGTAAGGGGGACACATTACGGAAaagttattaaaaaaatttattatagtGGTTGACAACAGCTTGGGTGATCATAGATAGGGGATACACAAAAATTCAATTTGGGTAGATCACTACTTATTTCAGAGCTGAAATAAATTCGACAATTCGAAATGAACTACAATCAGTTAGCTTCAGAAAATCAGAGATCAATTCATTCAGTCAGATAGCGTCAGCATATTTTCAGACAGTATTATAATTTTTCAGATGATGGCAAGAAAAATAATCAATTTGCAGGCCAAGCATTCCTGCTTACCTGAAACACAAGCCCAAGAATCTCCTGAGATAGGTAAAGACAGTCATTGTGCATGAGAACAGCCGCCTGGTTAATGGTATCAAGCTGCCTTTGAAGCTTTACAAATCAAGAAGAGATGTCATAACATTATATATTATCATAATCAttgaatttttataaatatgatCATATGCAAAATCTTCACCGTAGTACAAAGGAATTTAGCTAAATAGAGCAAGATAGCATTTTGAATATCGACTGCTTTTTTATCTACACGCTCTAAGCACTAACCTTCACGGGGATTATCGCTTCGTAAAGTACTAGAGCATTTCTAGCAGCATGGTAGAATTCCAATGCCACTTTCGGAGGTGACACACATACATCCTGCAATAACCACCCCAATCAGAACAAATTCTGAATATGTGTGGGAACAACGAATAGAAAGTATTATAGGATTACATCGATTACATCATTATACTCAACTAACCTTCAAGGTTTGGTGCACAAGCTCCATTAGTTCTTTAGCTGATACAGACACCACACATTCTTCAGATGAAAAAAGCAAAATAACACGATTGGAATCAGCACTCTCTTCTTTATTGGCCTGCGATGTTCTCGTGGCATAGTCCTGCAGGCAAATACACCGCAGCTGAATCAGACAGACGAGCAGAAAACACTTACAAGATTACAGATATGTACTCACCTGAGGAAGGCTGAAATCAGATTGCAGAAGCATATTTCTGGCCTTAGCCAATATTTGAACTTTCTTTCTCGATGCAAAGTGCACTTCAACATTGTCAGCAAAACTACTCAGCATATGATCTTTATCATTCGATGAAGATATGAACTTAAGTTCCTTCAAAGCGATCTCAAAATCAATTGTTAGTTTCCTGATTTGCTGAAACTCGGCTAGCTTGGAAGCATCGTCAGGAACAACCTGAAAACCACATGGACGGATTTCATGAGTAAGATACGGTGGAACAAGAATCGACACTTTGAGATCCTCCAACTTCTTACCAAGGGAAACAGCATTTTACGACATCACATATATTCTCAACAATTTCTTTAGATATGAACCAATGTTGAATATAAGACAACTAAAACATGAACCTTGGCCAGGAAATTTGAAATAATCATATCTGACATCCTCGGCCAAGTCAATCTTCCAAAACAGCACATCCAAGAGCCATTGTTGAAGCATAAAAATTTGCTGAAAAAATCAATGATCCGAACGATGTTGGAGTACATAAGTTCACCGTCTACCTTGTTTCCCTGTGTATAATTGTTGCAAAGTTTTAAGCATTGGTTTAATTCACAGAAAGGAATGCGTAAAATGATAAGCACATAGCACATGCAAGCTAATTCTAGTTGTCGGATTTCAAATTTGTACCTCGGGCTCAACAGATGGAACCATCTTAAGAACTGCTTCTCTGACATCATCCAACTCCTGTCTgttttcttcttcaacaacaggATTTGCTTTGCAACTCACTACCGGTGTAAAAACATATTTCGTGATCAGATCTGCAATTTTAGCAAGCCCATAATCAAGGACCCCAGCAACCTACATAAACATCAGGGATTATTAGGTATTGAAGAGAAAGGTATCACTGAAAAACGAATCTGGGAATATTCGCCAAATGAAGGATGAAGCGCCGTTTGGATTAAGTAAATTTCTTACTCACATCCATAGCATTCATAATAGTGGATAGCTCTAGATCATTAATTCCATCTACGCTTATCTGATACTTTACATGAACCGCGTTTGTATCCTGGTCAAACCGCACAGCGTTCTCCATAAACCTCAGAAGTAGCTCTTGAATCTACATCCAAATTGAATGGCTCTAAAAACAAATCATAAAATTGGATACAATCACCATTTCGTTACTCACAGTCAATCGAAAATGTAAGGTTCGAATGTCAATTGCACCACAAGCAGCGAAAAAGCAACATATACCGGTCGATTCTCAGTCGGAGCAAATCATAGAAAGAGCACAAATAACAACCTGTTCTAAAATGAAATGAAGAATTCTTACTAGCTCAAGATCACACCTTTCAAATGTTATAGATTCGTTTTCAATCTAACTAAAGCAAAACCATACATATATAACCAAAAAAAGCATTTGATTTTCAATGTAGATGGACATTAGCGAAAATTCAATTACTTTCCCCAATTCCTCGAATCACACAAATCAAAGCAAAATTCCAATTCACCTCCTCGAAACAATCCGCCCACTGCTTTCTGAGAATCGCATAAACCGCCGGCTCACCTTCCGCCGCCGTCTGAGCATCGCCACCACCCTTCACTCCAAGAGCTTCCTTCAGCTCCCTAAGCCCCTCCGCCGCCTCCACCACTCTCCCACGCTTCACATCCTCCCTAACCACCACCAATTTCCCATCCAATTCCAAAACTACCCCCAAAAACTCCAGAATCTCCCTCTTCTCCCGCGCCTCCCTCCTCTTCTCCACAATCTCCTTCACGATCCTCCCCACATACGCCTCCACCGGCTGATCGCACACGAGGCTCAGCAGCGCGGCGAAATTTTCGGCGAGATTCTCCGACTTGGAAACGACGTCGGCGCAGCTCGAGAAGAGGGCGGAGAAGTCGGAATGGTGGGAAAGGAGGTACGATTGAACGGTGGATTTGATCCGGATGGAGTGGGCATCGAGGCGGGAGATGAGGAGGCGGAGATCCGGCGCTGACAGCGGTGAGGAAGGGGATTCCGGCGAGGAGAGAAGTTCCCGGACGTTGATTGAGTTGATCAGAACGTCCATAGCGAGAGAGTCCACTGTATCGACTGTAGGGAAGTCCGCAGCGGATAATATAAATGTGTGGTTGTATTTCACTTTTTCACCCCGAGAATTTGATAAATTTCAGTTTCGCCCTAGCAACTTTATATAACTATTTTCCACCCAAATTCGGGTTTATCCCACAATTTAACAAATCAACGAGAAAAATAATTAGGTTTGGATTTGTTCACAATTTTTCATATAAATTTTTGGTAAAATTGAATATAGTATAGCAGTCGGAAAATTATACATAAAAGTCACCGTTgatgaattaaatcatgtcgCCTATGCATAACCGTGAATAAAAGATTGTTTTTCATGGTGGAATGATTATGAATATATctaaatttcattattttatgaCAGATTTTTAAAGTTGtgaaatatatcaaaatttaacCAACCTTTATAATTTTTCTAGCAATTTAACCTGtataaaattaatcattttgtatttatttttatcaatgtaTTACTATTTACTACAATTTTCAAGTTGCATGCCCTAATATGTAGAATTTCATAGGGGTTGATAATTTACTCACCTCTTATCTTATAATAATCCATAACTGATTAAAAACTATATTAGGCATtcattagtattttaattataatgtaCTCCGTAATTAGAGACACCTGCGTCGGAACTATAGCgtcaattttaataataataccAATAATAAAACTTGAAAGAGTGATTTGATTCGCGATAATGAAGAAGCTCACAATAATCTTTTATTCACGGTATAGTATGAATGATCATCAAATTACAACATTAATGAAAGGAGTCTAATCAAATCCAAAccttttgaaattttcaaactcggcacttaaagaaaataattgaaGAAGGCACAAATTTGATAATATACAACCTCTCATATCTATATGTGTCATTAACAATTAGAAAATAGACGAGTTCCCACGAGATAAAAGACATAAATATATGTATGTGCAAGTTCACGTACATATCTTAATTAATGTCCTACAACAGTAACTTCTGGTACATCGTCATCGGATTCTTCGTCGCCAAACTTCTTCAGGTTGCCAATGATGTGACCGTCACGGCTATCGTCAGCGTCCTCGTTAGCAAGATCGCGATAAACATGGATGTTGTGGCCGGGTTGATCCACAGCATGAACTTGTTTTACTAGgatcaaacaaacaaaaattCCCACCAAAAAAATCATTGAAACTTTTGGTCTAAATGCAGCCATTGCTAATTTTTCGTAGTTGTTATATTTTATTACCTCAgaattttgtttgatttcatATGAATTCTATGAGCAAGAAATGGGAATGAATTAGATAGTTTTGAGAAGATGTGGAATTTATATAGGATATTTTAGGTGAAGTTAGTTTAGTTAGTTGAAAGTTTATGTGGTTATAAAttggaaagtttctatttttcgcAAGTTGGTTAACTTTAGTAAAATGAGAGAACTTcccaaatatttaaaaatgtaaCTAACTAATCAATGGATCATACCACTTTAATTCCTTTCACAAAATAATCTGAAATAATGTAATCCCTTCTAAAATTCTTATCCCCACATAAGCACAAGAAGAACCACAAATACAAAGAGGGGGCAATATTTTTTACAACTAATTAAATCTATTAAGAGAATCATCTTAGGAAGTAGAAGAGGGATTCGCAagaaatatatatatcaaaaaCAAAATCGTTTTACAAAAACAATCTACCAAAAATGGCCACAATGGTGGTGAagttgttgttgatgatgattttTGTATGTCAATTTCTTGCAAATCCGGCGGAGAGCGAAATCCTAAGTTATGGAGCACTGATGCCCGATATTATCCCTCGTCAAACGTCGCCACCCCAACCGGTAAACAACTACACCAGCGGTCCCCGAAGGGTTAGCCCCCCACCCTCCGGGGATGTTTTGGCtagtacattttctaatcagaTGTAACACCAAATTGTAACAAAAAGGCTTTCACCATTGTTTTAATTTGTATGGATTCTACCTGCTCTTGGCTCACATCTTGGCTCACATCTTCAAAAAGGCTTCGGGCGTTggtttttatcaaaaaattatattatcaaTATATTTATCTCTATGGATTACCGATAAACTACCAATTATGAATcactatttaatttaattagtaacaTGTTTCTCCTTTAACAAGTAAGTTGGGGATTCGATTCACCTCGGAAAGAGAATGGAGAATCATTTTCGATTatgcttaaaaaataaaaaaaaaatagtactagtagtaaacaaataaaaattgaacACTTTAATAGTAAACTAATACAATGAGGAAAAAACCGCGGACTTGGTGAACCATATATGATAACACAAGCTTACATGATAGGCTAACTATGATATCAAACACTTGGAAATAgtcatatactccctctattccataatagtgaagtcattttgtcattttggtacgttcgaTGGTAGTgaaatttatttcctttttagtaaaagtcaatcacattttatcttttttactttactcacACTTTGATCtgtctacctttttcatttttatttcatttttcctttacttaattcacttaacacaattttttaaatcaCATATTAAAAAGAAATACATTCACTACCACGGAATGAGGGGAGTAAGTATATATATCTGCATTACCAACTTATTAAACATGCAAGTGTAGTATGTATATAGCTCAACATTAGTATGCTAACCATCGCCATAAAGTTTTATGCCTAAAAATGGTATAATACCAACATACTATAATTCATCTGAAATATCAATACATTGATTTTTGATTTGTTGAATGACTCAGCGGATATTATTATGATATTTTTAGCATTAAAGAAATTTTCATTATTGGGCAATAGAAACATGAACAAAATAGAGAAACGACATACTCCTAATCTGTTTTACttaaaatgatttttattttaaaatattccaCTAAACATTATACTCATACTTTAAAATAAGAATATCATCATCTAatacttatttttctttattctcgtcacacaaaataaagtactgcaaaaaattttatattaaaaagaaaatcttCATTTTATGCTGAAAAGAAGTACATCTTTGTCCaatgaaaatgactcactttccttttaatttgtcccaactaagatgaccaTTATATTGAGATAACTCGGAAAGGAATACGAATCAACTATCCTTAAATAGAAGTAGTACAAAATAACAAGACACAAAATTATATGTCGAAGCAAAATATTTAGCTTTATTTGATTAGGATAAAGTAATACTTcacccgtcccataaaaatatgtgcacttttcatttttgtccgccccataaaaatatgtgcgttttatttttagaaagttattttaatttattacccatatacatcaacttatttacaatttatactactattgtacactactaataataaggGTCCATCTACTaacattatttagttatcttttctctctatctttatctttattactttaccaattttatcttaatttcgtGCCATATcaattgctcatatttttatggacggaaagtatactagtagtattttaattttaaaattcacaaatgaggaattaaaaaaaaagttaaatactGCCCATTCTACAGTCAGGGAAAAGGAAAATTAACAAATATACACAAATTCTAAATTAGCCACAATTTTTCTCTAAACCACCATTCGCCGCCGTAATCTTGGCCCGACCGCCGATTAAGCTCCAGCGCCGACGTAGCCGGCTCCTTTGGCATTCTACACCTTTGCGTATTTATCTATTCG
Proteins encoded in this window:
- the LOC121741809 gene encoding centromere/kinetochore protein zw10 homolog: MDVLINSINVRELLSSPESPSSPLSAPDLRLLISRLDAHSIRIKSTVQSYLLSHHSDFSALFSSCADVVSKSENLAENFAALLSLVCDQPVEAYVGRIVKEIVEKRREAREKREILEFLGVVLELDGKLVVVREDVKRGRVVEAAEGLRELKEALGVKGGGDAQTAAEGEPAVYAILRKQWADCFEEIQELLLRFMENAVRFDQDTNAVHVKYQISVDGINDLELSTIMNAMDVAGVLDYGLAKIADLITKYVFTPVVSCKANPVVEEENRQELDDVREAVLKMVPSVEPEGNKVDGELMYSNIVRIIDFFSKFLCFNNGSWMCCFGRLTWPRMSDMIISNFLAKVVPDDASKLAEFQQIRKLTIDFEIALKELKFISSSNDKDHMLSSFADNVEVHFASRKKVQILAKARNMLLQSDFSLPQDYATRTSQANKEESADSNRVILLFSSEECVVSVSAKELMELVHQTLKDVCVSPPKVALEFYHAARNALVLYEAIIPVKLQRQLDTINQAAVLMHNDCLYLSQEILGLVFQYRPYFPSSVKDLAVFIDLAPKFQLLAEEVLQRQIQLVMSNLKQAIDGANGFQNTHQIKQFESAKFCIDQIAFVIEKVHIIWEPLLLPSVYEKSMTVILESVFTRLAKEILLIDDMAAEETLQLQRLIQLLFEHLSSLLEPMLAGDEREKSQEAQKDMDNLILSIRKLRKLAELLDMPLKSITDAWESGELADCNFKASEVKDFIRAIFTDSPLRKECLFRIENTNLR